A region of the Dreissena polymorpha isolate Duluth1 chromosome 6, UMN_Dpol_1.0, whole genome shotgun sequence genome:
tcgtgtattttaaCCCATTAGCACAATTTTCTACGTCACATCCTTACGCGCGATTGTTTTCTCAATGTTGACACCAGAAATTCGTTGAAAGGCAAGTATTGTAGttaaataattgtaatgtttACAAATTTTGTCGCAATGAAATGTGACCTCCGCGCGGGGGATATTAATAGTACGCGCATGCGCAAAATAATTCACTCAATAAGGTCCGACCTGTGTTCTTGACATTTTCGGTCGTCTGCTACAATACACCAAACCTCCATTGTTTTTTCTTAAAACCTCATATTTAACACGAAACTGATGTAGTCAACAGcaacaaactatttcaattattgatttgtttacattaaaaactcGACACACCTTTTTATAAACAGATATCGTATTTGCTTGCAAAATGTTTATAGTTAACGCTTTGATTAAAGGGAAACAAATCTTATTGACGactatatacattcactgctggGAATTTCGCCCTTGATGGGTTTGTAATAGCTGTGTTTCGTAATATTGAATAGTCTAATCTATGTTAATGTTTGCATAGTTTAAGTTATTTTACGAATAAACACCACATTTGATACACAAATATAAGTTTAGGAATGCTAGCATTAATTAAACGACTTAAAAAGGATAATGGTATATTTAAGTTTCTGTTTTACAATTAGAATGTAATGCAAAAATGGATTGAATTGCAGAAAACAAATGCAATCAAGGGAAAAGACACAGATGCAGCGTGCCGTCTCTGCTGTTAGGCAGCACAAAATGAAAATTAGGGTCGCTGCACGGGAATTCAATGTTCCACGTAGTACATTATCAGATCATGTACATGGGCGTGTTGGCGAGACACGCCCAGGCCCAGTGAGCCTATTAAACGATGAGGAAGAGGGGGCTCTTGTGAGTTATCTATTATACATGGCGGATCATGGTTTCCCTATGACACGAAAAAAAAACCCGTGTTTATATTCGGGAAATCATTAAGCAAGGAGGTTGGTTCGAtcatttatgtttacaatttataagTCTGTAATCTTATTATGAATACTGTGCATGtaattgaaatgttttacccTTGACTGGTTCATTTACCACGGACACGTATATTCCTTTATAATTATACGTCTTCATAACATGGTCCCGCCCCTACATCACAGTTATTGTTGTAATATATGATATTATGTAGATTTACTTTCGAACTAATGTACAGGTAGGACATATCCGTATAAGGTGTCAGAGAATGGGCCGTCAGACGAATGGTTCCGAAAATTGTTTGCGCGCCACCCGGAACTTCAGGAACGGACGCCCGAGAATTTGGATCCGGCACGTTCCTCAATGTCGAGGGAGGATGTCATATACCCATTCTTTGACTTTCTGGACAAAACCCTCACACAGTATGGTGTAAAAGATAAACCGTCACAAGTAAGTTGTTTTATATCGTAAACGGGTCTATATCAACTGACATCAATATGGAATACTTATATGAATTTAGTGAAAATATAAGTTCGTTTGTTTAAGGTTTTCTTTTTTCTCTTTATTTGTTAAtgtcatttataaaattattttactttaagaaaCATCGGAATTTAATAAAAACGAAGACACACCTATTTACTTACTGATAAAATAATTAGTGCATTCAAATCGTAAATTTCATTGCTTACACACTTACTTATACGTAATTAAGATATCCAACTGTGACGAGACCGGTTGGTCGGGAAAAGAAAAAGCCAAAGAGAAAGTTATTACTGGAAAAAGGGAGCACACCATCAGCCGGAAAGTTATGGGCGGTGGAGGAAACCATATAACCGCGCACCTTTGCGTTTGTGCAGATTGGCGGTTTCTCCCTACAATGATTATTTTCAAGGTAATTGTATTCTGTATAAATGCAGTGAATTGTTTAAGCACTTAAATATTATTCAAGCTTAAACGCTTACAGATTATGAAATTGTAATATAAtgtttgagccttgttctgagaaaactgatcttaacgcatgtgcgtaaagtgtcatcccagataagcatgtgcagtccgcctaaattttattttcggtaaggagggacttccttggaactaaaaataccaaacaagcggaaagtttcgtccctgattagcctctgtgggctgcacaggctaatctgggacgacactttacgcacatgcattaagctcaattttctcagaacacgactcatttaaacTCAAATGgaaaaaatatgataatatatcaaccatgtatatttgtttatagtTTTGTACGTAATATACATGCTTTTATGTCATGCCCAAGGTACTTGGTGATACATGTTTGAATTTGAACAATCATACAGGGTTCATTGCCACACACGCGTTTTACCGACGGCGTGCCAGACACATGGCTCTATGGGAGCAGCTCGACGGGGTATATCGACCATGAGTTGTTTCAAACATGGTTCATGAAAGGATTTCTGCCCCACTGTGGGCGAGCAAGGCCGGTTGTCTTGATCATGGACAATCATGACGCACACATTTCCCTACCAGTTATTCAGGCGGCCAGGGCGAACGATGTTGTGCTGATCGGGTTTCCAGGCCATACCACGCACATCTTGCAGCCGTTGGATGTGAAGGTATCTCAAACTCAATAGCATCCTAGTCAAAAGCCTAAATCgttgaataatttattaacaagGCTAAACAATCAAACTAACATTGTACTCGTATGCATTTAGTTACATAAAAACACGTAAGGTAAATGAGGACTTACATAACaagtgttttatttgaataaacatttattgattgatttttaaaaaacattttcagataATTGGCCCGTTAAAGACAAACATGGCATCACTTGCGTCTGATCTGGGAATTGTTTGCCCGTCCTTGACTATAGGGAAATCCAAATACCCTGTTTTACTGAAGTATGCGATGGACCGCATCACACCGTCTACCATCATAGGGGCTTTTGTCAAAGCTGGTATCGTCCCACTAGACAGGGGAGCCATAGACGAGTCCCAGCTTATACCGGCGATGTTTCCCGCTGTGCAAAATATTAATGGTACGGTTTACCTGCAAGATGATTATCTAAAATAacgtatgtttaaaaaaaatgatacacACATTGAACACAtcctcatatttatttattagtttttCATATTATGAACATATGCGTTCTTTTTAGATGACAACTCGGCCCAGACATGTAAAGAATGTGGACGTTTCACGGTTAACCCTCTTGTCAAGGCCGGTCTAGTGCCTGAGTCACTTGCTGACATTTTAGTTCCACCAGCGTCAAAACCTGCAGCTCAACGAAATAAAAGAAGAATAGTTATCGAGGGACGAGTAATAAGTGGTGACGAAATACTGAAGGAGTTAATGGTAAGGCGTAGGTATTTAATCACCATAATACAACACTATCCAACATTCAGAAGCAGTGCACATTTTGTATGTATCACTGTACATTAACACTTATTTAGTTATAACTGTCTCGTGTCATATCAAATCGTATTACATGCATTTTACAATGGTTTTCCTCCGATAGGAACGAGAGAAAGCTTCCGCCGAGAAAGACCGTCGAGATGCGCAGCGAGCTTTGGAAGCCGACGAAAGGAAAAGAATGAAAGAGCAGGGAGAAATTGAAAAGATTAAGAGAAAAGAGGAACGTGTTGAAAAGCGATTGGCCAGGGAACAGGAACAGAAGAAAAAAGCGGACGAGAAAATGGATAGAGGGAAACTTGCTAACAAGAAGTTTACGTGTGGAGTCTGTTGTATGAGAGGGAGGGTGTTGGATGAGAGCAAGGGCATTGTGTGGTTCGGGTGTGATGAGAAAGTGTGTGGCAAATGGTACCATTTTGAATGTTTGCATCGTAGCGAGCAAGAATACTTACGAGAGAGTATGGAAGAGGGAGAAAGCTGGTATTGTAAGGCATGTAAGCCATGGCTGTATTGTGAAGAGTGAATGGCTGTGTCCCTTGTGTTTCTCGTGCACGAGATTCATGTAAGCTGTTTTTGACGTTTGTGATGTATTGATTATTATAAAACCTTATGTATTGAATGAAACACGTTTTTGGTATTAAATAATcatcatattataaataataccaATGCAATGATAATTTATAGCCTTGTTTCTCTACCAATATGAAATTAtctcacgtttatttattaatGCGATGACCGTACAACATTTTTAAAGAGACATCAAAAACGGATATTCTTGTATATTCTGATATTGGATTCCAATTGTAACTCTATTAATACACACTGAAGAATACATTTTGCaccattaaataaatacattcacGTGTTTCTATCGTTTCAGTTCAGAAAAATAccaatttaaacataatttgttgCGATTTACTCAAATCATATAAATGTCCGGAAAATACTCCTGTATAGTgtaaaattacctccctttgatGACCCCATATGCGGGCCTCGTACATACGCATGCGCACATCAAAATCCGACTATGTTTACATGCACTTGTACATGACGAACCCAAGATTTATCGGTAAACTTTTCATGCCGTAATTTGCATTATTAAGGAAGTAATCCACGATAAACCGTGAAtttcgtccgacaaatactcCCTGACCAGTATACTATATTAAAATGCACAATAAGCGCACCACACAATACTTGCAAGTGGATATGTTGATACAACATATATATCAACATATAACAACAGTAAAGTATTAACGTTATTAAACATGTGACACATCTGTAAAGGTAAACAATTATAGTATTTTTAAGGTTAAACACCTATAGTATTCTTGAAAGTCAAACTCGGAATCTTGCAAATTTCAGCTTTTGACAAAAAATGCAAGAACCATTATATCCTAATTGTCAACATTCTTCACTCGATATCAATAACTTCCTCATCTGACTCCATATGTACAAAATCCTTTTCAGTACTGCTCGTCGGTAAGGACGCGAAATAAGTATGAAACATTTCAGGAATGATTTCTTTTGAGCATCCATTTACAAGGTCATTCTTCTTTTGAATCAATATCGGCCGTTTGTTTGGTCATAACAATGCTTTAAATCTGACTCACAAGTTGGCAAAGTGTTATGAACGccgttttgttttcttttctgtcCTGAAATTGGTTGTCGTCAAAGTTGTAGTCAACAAATACTTATCTTTGTTTGTCCATTCCCTTTTGCATTCACTTGACCTTAAGCCAGTTTATTCTTTGTCAAGTGACAGATGTTTTCAGGTGTGTACAATTTTTCTCCACAAATTCTTTAAAGTTCATGAAATGAAAGTATTTCATTGGTATGGATGTGCTTTTCTTGCCAGAGAAATTAAAGTACATCATTGAGATGGAACATACACTGGCATAACTTTTTGCATACTCAATGGTTAAATGGACTGAATCGTATTCAATTTGGGAATGGCCTGAAAGTAGACAAGTATGGATAATGGCTTTCAGGTTTGGGACTTATAGTTttgcaataatattattttatctctCAATTCCTTGGCAAGTACATTTTGattcattattttaatgttatattcTTTTCCATTTTTCAATTTCTTGGTTTTCTTTTATCATGAAGTTTCCTTTGCTTTTTCGATTTCACATGTTTCTTGTTTTCTTCAGCTTCTTGGCGTCGAATTCTGACTCAGTTGAATTGATCTCATGCTTTTTAGGATCATAATTTTCATCGTCAGCACTATCATCATGATCTGATTCACTATCACTTTGAATACGTTTCATATAACTGGTTGCTTCTTTAGCCGATTAATAGTATAGCacttgaaattgataaaaaataatttcgCGGAAAAACGGATGATTATATGAAAAAAGACAATAGAATTCCATCGAAAATCAGCATGAAGTAGGAAATAGGTACATTattcagcaaaataaaaatgcttcaagaACGTGTTCACTATTCGAATTACAAGATCAATATGTCTATATATGTTACAGCATCTTAACTTTGTCGTTCAATGACATATTTGAAGAATTTTCTAATTTTACAAAGTCGGATGCCGCATTTTCATGTACACTTCTTAAGCTGATCATCTCAATTACAATGGCACATCTATTCCCGATTACCTGACACTTTTTAACAgatataatacacatttttagtGAACCAAAAATGCAAAATTCGCTGTTGAATACTGTTATAGAAAGCATGTAATAATTAACAATTTCTGGACTGACGGAAATTGAAAACGAATcaacaaaaagttgtttcagtttTCTTATGCATTTGGAATATGAGCATGACTTTGATTTTCATGGCATATTCAGTTAAGACACGACATCTCGGGGTTTAAAAATCTGACCATTTTAACgtgaagtttcaatttattttccaTATATAGATTGTAACTCTAAAGCTTATATACACTCCTGTCGACGTCTGCTTCTTTGGTACTACACCGGTTCTCTCGCTGGTCTACAGCATATCAAAGTGCCAGATTTGTTAGAAGTATACATTATCAGACGTGTCCGTTATCAAAGTGTCTTCAACATCATGCGTACCACCTTACCACCTTTTAAAACATGCTCTTtcttcgttcatatttcattgaaCCTTATCAACGTTTCAGTATTTTAAGCACTGTAATTAATTTACatgctgccatagcaatcacctTCGTAAGAATAGTAACATAATAAATAAACGCATTTTCAAGTAGAAGATAAAATTCggatatcagagtgcccaatttgttgtgAGTCTCCGCTATTCGACGTGCCCTTTATCGGATATCGAAGTGCCTAAACAAGCATACATGCCACGTATTAAAATATGCCCTAtcttcgttcatatttcattgaGTACTATCAACATTTCATTAGTTGAAGCACAgtaattactctacatgctggaatagatAGCAAAACACTGTATTGCAATAGTTCTaagtttattttgttgaaataggtACTGATCATCCAGTTTAGGCTATTTTCCGATGAAATATTctcatatttttgcaaaattctaTTATTCTTCATTGAAAGTCTTCCTTCATAATACAAAAGGATATACCACTTATCAACTCCACCATGTATTGTGTCTGAAAAAACTTAAATTAaggatattaatttaaaaaagaggaACTTATatttcgcgcgtggcttttgtttttctctgttatcgaagtgtcaCCTGTTATCagagtatccgcattaccagcgtgcAAATGAAGGTGAAAACACTCCACCCTCATAATTATCATCTGCTTATTACAAGACATCTTAGGGTAACATGATAGTTTGATGGTGTTATCAGTGTCGGGATAGAGTATTCATTGTTGAGCAAAAGTACAAAATAAACCAATTGCTTGTTATCTGTGTCTGTATAGTGTATTCATAGTTGTGCTTAAAGGTATCAACTAAACACATTGATATAAAAAACTGTGAACACATTCATTTCATGtctgcaaaaaggtaccatgtgtcatatggttcctttttgcactgatatatatttaaatttcccTCACGCCTTTGGTGCAATAAGGTGCCATGTGTTATATGGTGCCTTTGTGCACACATACATGTTGCAATTTTTACTTGGTACCTTTTTACATAGTCCTATAAAAAGGTTAAGGTAaggtaaaggtcttttttattatagtgtcacccctattgaaagggccagccaatttggcttatgagacacctTTGCGTGTATAACATatacctcccaactcctatcactatgccagaCGCCAGGtggatagaagtcggtaaccattcatgtttaacgctcgcGACTCACGAAATggccatatcggaacaagtcccatgacaaacatccgTCCTCcgacaaacgctccccatggggctcgaaccttcgaccttccgatccctaggcggacgccttatccactaggtCACGGCGATCCTATATCCTAGAACCTTGCAAGCTACAGCTTAGATATCTGTACAGAATGTAGATTATACAAAGTCAtaatgaaatatactaaaattttatttttgaccaaaatgtTATATTGTAACTTTTAGAAAAGATTTTTTAGTGACATATTTGACTGGCAAGTGCTTCTGCCGACTTATAACGTTCACAATAAATCGCCTTTTATATAGTGTGTGCATCTATAAGTTTGAAAATGCTTCTTATAAAAAAACCACGTACCAAGTCGTTTCTCATTTGTTCATGAAGAGAAAAGTCATTATATCTTCTCTATTACATACTCTGTCGAATTTTTATTTGCGTGAGTAATAAGGATATTTTTCTAAATCACACGACTTGATACCTTCACTCTTTTTCTGCAATATGGTCCTTTAAAATTACTGATATCAGCTATTTGCCTCGAGAAGGAAGTGATAACCAACAAACACCATTTAGAGATTCATTTGGTGGCAGACAAGGACCAATTATATTTGTCAATGCATTTTCTTCGAATATGAAGGGATGACAAGCATAACTTCCTTAAAGGATTCCATTGGTGGCAGATAAGATCGAATCTATTTATGGATGCATTTACCTCGGATAGGAAGAGATAACAAACATAACTTCCTTCAACGATCCCATTGGTGGCAGATAAGGGCAGAATCAGTATATATTGTATAGCATTAAAGAACGCAATCACACGTTTGAATACTAGCATCTTGTGGCGGCATTGCGACTTACTACTAAGACATCTCTATCAAGGTATGTGCGTTCAGTAAAATGTTTTTCATTTGATAGAGCAGATCTTCAGGACGAATGTTTAGGTCACTGAAACACAACTACAACTATGCAATGtaaaagataaaaatatattttatttctgaattgtgaattaaattacatgtatcaATTACACCAATCATTTAAAACAGCAACTTTGCTTTTCAATAAATCACTTGCTATTTTGAAtccatgatttttttcttaagaatacGATTTTAAATGCatagttattttgtttaaaagtacAGTTATAACGACATTATGTCTGTCTTTTGAAGGTTTTTGTGTGATGTAATAATTACAAAAGATAAATTGTGACAATACGTTATATGTTTGTTTACCCATCATTACTTAATTCTTTGTCCTTTATTCACATAATATAATGTATGCAACCATGTTCGTATATAGAACTCTTTTCCATTTCAGATAACAATTGATGTCCGCATGATGAAGGCATTGGTGATATTTGTGATTGTGTGTGTCGTAAACTGTTCAGCTAACCCTGTGGTGAGTTACGTTAGATTCTTCTTAATGTAACTTCATGAAAACGTAAAGTGCATTTTAAGAATGTTACGTGTGTACAAAATAATACATCCATTTAATAAtctatttgcaataaaatatataatatttaatgtcTGATCATACCTTCGATGCTTCATTAAGCATATTTCCatattaatattgtaaaaattgaatataaaattacCATATATCTCGTATCAGGGTAATATAATTGGAAACGAGTATTTTTTCGTAATCGGCGATAGCGCGTGGCTACGTtgacatgtttgagttctttaatttttaaacagCAATGCTTATATTATCTGCTGGTAAGTTTCACAGATATATAACAGAATTCGATAAACACAGTCTGTGGAAAGAATAGATGTTAAATTATTCATGGCGCAGCTCCAAACAATTGCATTTTAGGCTGGAAACCATTCGCATGTGGATGGAGAGGCTTTTAAAACCAACAAAATACTAATGGGGGACGAGGAGCTGTACATAGT
Encoded here:
- the LOC127834207 gene encoding uncharacterized protein LOC127834207, which translates into the protein MQSREKTQMQRAVSAVRQHKMKIRVAAREFNVPRSTLSDHVHGRVGETRPGPVSLLNDEEEGALVSENGPSDEWFRKLFARHPELQERTPENLDPARSSMSREDVIYPFFDFLDKTLTQYGVKDKPSQISNCDETGWSGKEKAKEKVITGKREHTISRKVMGGGGNHITAHLCVCADWRFLPTMIIFKGSLPHTRFTDGVPDTWLYGSSSTGYIDHELFQTWFMKGFLPHCGRARPVVLIMDNHDAHISLPVIQAARANDVVLIGFPGHTTHILQPLDVKIIGPLKTNMASLASDLGIVCPSLTIGKSKYPVLLKYAMDRITPSTIIGAFVKAGIVPLDRGAIDESQLIPAMFPAVQNINDDNSAQTCKECGRFTVNPLVKAGLVPESLADILVPPASKPAAQRNKRRIVIEGRVISGDEILKELMEREKASAEKDRRDAQRALEADERKRMKEQGEIEKIKRKEERVEKRLAREQEQKKKADEKMDRGKLANKKFTCGVCCMRGRVLDESKGIVWFGCDEKVCGKWYHFECLHRSEQEYLRESMEEGESWYCKACKPWLYCEE